Proteins from one Telopea speciosissima isolate NSW1024214 ecotype Mountain lineage chromosome 1, Tspe_v1, whole genome shotgun sequence genomic window:
- the LOC122644240 gene encoding transcription factor MYB114-like isoform X2, whose product MEGPHHWYHPPKQQSTPSLKLTLLPQAVQLTPLSLSLSLLLNLTRTLMAPKKDQPNKRIVNKGAWTTEEDQKLAQFIEVHGAKKWKLVAIKAGLNRCGKSCRLRWLNYLRPNIKRGNISDQEEDLILRLHKLLGNRWSLIAGRLPGRTDNEIKNYWNSHLSKKVNQKQKETEDSITQNSQPESWNSVKVNEESGDSKTSWAFQFGTDE is encoded by the exons ATGGAAGGACCCCATCACTGGTACCACCCCCCTAAACAACAGAGTACCCCAAGTTTAAAACTCACACTCCTCCCTCAAGCAGTCCAACtgacccctctctctctctctctctctctcttgctcaaTCTCACCAGAACTCTCATGGCTCCAAAGAAGGATCAACCCAACAAAAGGATTGTAAACAAAGGAGCATGGACAACTGAAGAAGATCAAAAATTGGCTCAATTTATTGAAGTCCATGGAGCAAAGAAGTGGAAACTAGTTGCAATAAAAGCAG GCTTGAACAGATGTGGGAAGAGTTGCAGGTTGAGATGGTTAAATTATTTAAGACCCAACATCAAAAGAGGCAATATCTCTGATCAAGAAGAGGATTTGATACTTAGACTCCATAAACTACTGGGTAACAG GTGGTCTTTGATTGCTGGAAGGCTACCAGGAAGAACTGATAATGAAATTAAGAACTACTGGAATTCTCATTTGAGCAAGAAAGTAAATCAGAAGCAGAAAGAAACTGAAGATTCAATAACACAGAACTCCCAACCCGAAAGTTGGAACAGTGTAAAGGTGAATGAAGAAAGTGGAGACTCAAAGACTAGTT GGGCCTTCCAATTTGGAACAGATGAGTGA
- the LOC122644240 gene encoding transcription factor MYB3-like isoform X1 — MAPKKDQPNKRIVNKGAWTTEEDQKLAQFIEVHGAKKWKLVAIKAGLNRCGKSCRLRWLNYLRPNIKRGNISDQEEDLILRLHKLLGNRWSLIAGRLPGRTDNEIKNYWNSHLSKKVNQKQKETEDSITQNSQPESWNSVKVNEESGDSKTSFSTEKLFEAEMFFSPSGGPSNLEQMSDFQRDPETGFNLEEWFDFSNEESSSLEWVRKFLEPDQSFYGFS, encoded by the exons ATGGCTCCAAAGAAGGATCAACCCAACAAAAGGATTGTAAACAAAGGAGCATGGACAACTGAAGAAGATCAAAAATTGGCTCAATTTATTGAAGTCCATGGAGCAAAGAAGTGGAAACTAGTTGCAATAAAAGCAG GCTTGAACAGATGTGGGAAGAGTTGCAGGTTGAGATGGTTAAATTATTTAAGACCCAACATCAAAAGAGGCAATATCTCTGATCAAGAAGAGGATTTGATACTTAGACTCCATAAACTACTGGGTAACAG GTGGTCTTTGATTGCTGGAAGGCTACCAGGAAGAACTGATAATGAAATTAAGAACTACTGGAATTCTCATTTGAGCAAGAAAGTAAATCAGAAGCAGAAAGAAACTGAAGATTCAATAACACAGAACTCCCAACCCGAAAGTTGGAACAGTGTAAAGGTGAATGAAGAAAGTGGAGACTCAAAGACTAGTTTTAGTACAGAGAAGTTATTTGAGGCAGAGATGTTCTTTAGTCCCAGTGGAGGGCCTTCCAATTTGGAACAGATGAGTGATTTCCAAAGGGACCCTGAAACTGGTTTTAACCTGGAAGAGTGGTTTGATTTCTCAAATGAAGAATCTTCCAGTTTAGAGTGGGTGAGGAAATTTCTTGAACCTGATCAGAGCTTCTATGGATTttcttga